A genomic window from Salvia hispanica cultivar TCC Black 2014 chromosome 5, UniMelb_Shisp_WGS_1.0, whole genome shotgun sequence includes:
- the LOC125189064 gene encoding E3 ubiquitin-protein ligase MBR2-like: MNGYSSKRGVATSRAPRKGVSSSSAQDQNVQFCNRIGCSGRIKYGNQNTKIRSSDNGKSPKSSFCSSSGNGAVEALSKSGSVVIREKASYLDTKKRLPFDQPESSQSGDSEASQSTSSLGRSLAAHNSGSASKSGQNPVAKNGSGSVPSSVRTRKRVQNTSGPNKQNTQTAPAVSPTTNSGNNRSRCLKNLKSNAVSDSVPPSCSSSGSKSPCKNVMRKRSLEGVSSEPGRGRQTVVSTHASSSSSSASGSDSTTSGSARTGGSGNVNKSRSMRLSSRQNGRNTSSLRESSLRLSHPEPPRSTGWPRLPQQYSPNAPSSGLSSYSLSPSSNSDDNRSTLMPYTVMEPGYSHFANRDMLQRYNMDGIAEVLLALERFEQDEEMTHEQILALETSLFLSGLNLYDQHRDMRLDIDDMSYEELLALGDSMGTVSTALSENELFKCIKRRVHQGALTEKVSGEDGDDVKCSICQEEYVKGDAIGELVKCEHAYHVACISQWLRLKNWCPICKSAAAPSQPSSSSSSLS, encoded by the exons ATGAATGGATACTCCAGCAAAAGAGGTGTTGCTACGAGTAGAGCACCTAGGAAAGGCGTTAGTTCAAGCTCGGCCCAGGATCAGAATGTTCAGTTCTGTAACCGAATAGGATGCAGTGGAAGAATCAAGTACGGGAATCAGAATACGAAAATTAGAAGCTCGGACAATGGCAAAAGCCCCAAGTCCTCGTTTTGTTCTTCAAGCGGGAATGGAGCGGTTGAAGCTTTGTCTAAGAGTGGTTCTGTGGTGATCAGGGAAAAGGCGTCGTATCTTGATACAAAGAAAAGGTTGCCATTTGATCAACCTGAAAGTAGTCAGTCGGGCGATTCAGAAGCCTCACAGTCGACATCCTCACTGGGTAGGAGTCTTGCAGCTCATAACTCTGGATCAGCAAGCAAGTCTGGACAGAATCCCGTGGCGAAAAATGGTAGTGGGAGTGTTCCATCGAGTGTTAGAACTCGAAAAAGGGTTCAGAATACCTCGGGTCCGAACAAGCAAAATACTCAGACAGCTCCTGCTGTTTCTCCCACTACTAATAGTGGTAATAACAGAAGTAGGTGCCTGAAAAACCTCAAAAGCAACGCGGTCTCAGATTCCGTACCACCTAGTTGTTCATCGTCGGGGTCAAAATCTCCCTGCAAGAAtgtgatgaggaagagaagtCTAGAAGGGGTTAGCAGCGAGCCTGGTAGAGGGAGACAGACAGTTGTATCTACACATGCCTCGTCTTCGAGCAGCAGTGCCTCTGGTTCAGATAGCACCACTTCTGGTTCGGCCAGGACAGGAGGGTCGGGTAACGTAAACAAGAGTAGGTCAATGAGGCTCTCTTCTCGACAAAACGGGAGAAATACCTCGAGCCTTAGAGAATCCTCCCTCCGCCTCTCCCATCCCGAACCACCTAGAAGCACTGGCTGGCCAAGATTACCGCAGCAATACTCTCCCAACGCCCCTTCGAGTGGGTTGAGCTCGTATAGCCTCTCCCCTTCTAGTAATAGTGATGACAATCGGTCCACTTTGATGCCTTACACTGTAATGGAGCCTGGCTACAGCCATTTTGCCAACCGCGACATGTTGCAACGATACAATATGGACGGTATTGCTGAG GTATTACTCGCACTCGAAAGGTTCGAGCAGGACGAAGAAATGACACATGAG CAAATACTCGCATTGGAGACGAGTTTATTCCTCAGTGGCCTCAATCTATACGACCAGCACCGGGACATGAGACTGGATATTGATGACATGTCGTATGAG GAGTTGTTGGCTCTAGGGGATAGCATGGGAACGGTTAGCACGGCCCTCTCAGAAAACGAACTATTCAAGTGCATCAAGCGACGCGTACATCAGGGTGCCCTGACAGAAAAAGTATCGGGCGAAGACGGAGATGATGTCAAATGCagcatctgccag GAGGAGTACGTGAAGGGGGACGCTATCGGGGAGTTAGTCAAGTGTGAGCACGCGTATCACGTCGCGTGCATAAGTCAGTGGCTGAGGCTCAAGAACTGGTGCCCTATTTGCAAGAGTGCTGCAGCTCCATCACaaccatcttcttcatcttcttctctctcttaa
- the LOC125187239 gene encoding uncharacterized protein C1450.15 has protein sequence MQEVKSPESRNDSIRLLLLLHLTCVLGLALAFWAALDFCSLVLIQNPSQTLFIVWAVLALVVIPVFSRFRIDPDQCSYVKAIVRGLMGLPAGALVNALGAIVLGAPVGIQHFKKTVHWSLLMSVFTFAPAASVFGSSWTDWHRIFAHSKPMRPVDFIICLPAHGAIIGAWFGAWPMPLDWERPWQEWPICVTYGAILGYLIGVMASFGSVVYYHNRQHHAKRE, from the exons ATGCAGGAAGTAAAATCACCCGAAAGTAGGAATGATTCGATACGGCTGCTGCTGCTATTGCATCTCACATGTGTGCTTGGCTTAGCTTTAGCTTTCTGGGCAGCACTTGATTTTTGTTCACTCGTGCTCATCCAAAATCCTTCCCAAACTCTCTTTATTGTATGG GCTGTGCTTGCTCTTGTTGTGATCCCTGTCTTTAGTCGGTTTCGTATCGATCCTGATCAATGCTct TATGTTAAAGCTATAGTGAGAGGACTGATGGGTCTCCCTGCAG GTGCTTTAGTTAATGCTCTTGGAGCAATTGTATTGGGCGCACCAGTTGGAATTCA GCACTTCAAAAAGACAGTTCACTGGTCTCTTCTAATGTCGGTTTTCACA TTTGCACCTGCAGCTTCTGTATTTGGCTCATCATGGACCGACTGGCATCGGATATTCGCCCACTCAAA GCCAATGCGACCCGTAGATTTTATAATCTGTTTGCCTGCACATGGAGCCATCATCGGGGCTTGGTTTGGTGCGTGGCCCATGCCTCTTGACTGGGAAAGACCCTGGCAG GAGTGGCCAATCTGTGTGACTTATGGAGCTATTCTTGGCTATTTGATTGGCGTTATGGCATCATTTGGATCTGTTGTCTATTATCATAACAGACAACATCATGCTAAGAGGGAATAA